A portion of the Streptomyces sp. YPW6 genome contains these proteins:
- a CDS encoding LLM class flavin-dependent oxidoreductase — protein MDDIRGDETSGDASGRAADGDGIRGTAAGTAAVPLSVLDLVTVGQGRTASQALRTSVEIAKLTESRGFHRFWVAEHHSMPGVASSSPAVILAHIAAHTGRIRLGSGGVMLPNHAPLVIAEQFGTLEAMAPGRIDLGLGRAPGTDGATAAALRRSDRLDEGADDFPQQLMELIRFLDDDFPDGHPYARIHAVPGPVQATSPGGVQSAHRPPVWLLGSSGFSAQLAGTLGLPFAFAHHFSARNTVPALDLYRESFRPSGVLDAPYALIGVSALAADDEREARRQVLTGALSMVRLRTGRPGLIPSPQEAAAYDFSPMEREFVDGWLANVIHGTADEVRTGLDDLAKRTGADELMITANAHGGDARLRSYGLIADAYGLPNAA, from the coding sequence GTGGACGACATCCGAGGCGACGAGACCAGCGGCGACGCGAGCGGCCGGGCGGCCGACGGCGACGGGATCCGGGGCACCGCAGCCGGAACCGCCGCCGTTCCGCTGTCCGTTCTCGACCTGGTCACCGTGGGCCAGGGCCGCACCGCGAGCCAGGCCCTGCGCACCAGTGTGGAGATCGCGAAGCTCACCGAGAGCCGCGGCTTCCACCGCTTCTGGGTCGCCGAGCACCACTCGATGCCCGGGGTCGCCTCCTCCTCCCCGGCCGTGATCCTCGCGCACATCGCCGCCCACACCGGGCGCATCCGCCTCGGCTCCGGCGGGGTGATGCTGCCCAACCACGCCCCGCTGGTGATCGCCGAGCAGTTCGGCACCCTGGAGGCGATGGCGCCGGGCCGGATCGACCTCGGCCTCGGCCGGGCCCCCGGCACGGACGGCGCGACGGCGGCGGCGCTGCGGCGCAGCGACCGGCTCGACGAGGGCGCGGATGACTTCCCGCAGCAGCTCATGGAGCTGATCCGCTTCCTGGACGACGACTTCCCCGACGGGCACCCGTACGCCCGCATCCACGCCGTACCGGGTCCGGTCCAGGCGACGTCGCCCGGCGGCGTGCAGTCCGCGCACCGGCCGCCCGTCTGGCTGCTGGGCTCCTCCGGCTTCAGCGCGCAACTGGCCGGGACGCTGGGGCTGCCGTTCGCCTTCGCGCACCACTTCTCGGCGCGGAACACCGTCCCCGCGCTCGACCTGTACCGCGAGTCCTTCCGGCCCTCCGGCGTTCTGGACGCCCCGTACGCCCTGATCGGGGTCTCGGCGCTGGCCGCCGACGACGAGCGCGAGGCCCGCCGCCAGGTGCTCACCGGGGCCCTGTCCATGGTCCGGCTGCGCACCGGCCGCCCCGGGCTGATCCCGAGCCCCCAGGAGGCGGCGGCTTACGACTTCTCCCCGATGGAGCGGGAGTTCGTCGACGGCTGGCTGGCCAACGTCATCCACGGCACCGCCGACGAGGTCCGCACCGGTCTGGACGACCTGGCCAAGCGCACCGGCGCCGACGAGCTGATGATCACCGCCAACGCGCACGGCGGGGACGCGCGGCTTCGCAGCTACGGGCTGATCGCGGACGCGTACGGCCTGCCGAACGCCGCGTAG
- a CDS encoding bifunctional diguanylate cyclase/phosphodiesterase yields MSGTSEGPRASAGTAPGAPAAPVTERHTTAAAGTGPTRTDPAGADPAGADSSRSDAARARPAGAGPDSTAAELRDYRAAFNAATLPMGVVDGRGHVVRANEALGGLLGTAAAVLAGRQACELLDLAGDERTWHAYREVLLGRRSRFRCTRRLKHPDGRFLWAEITVVPMTGASAAESARVLLTVTDISDRRELQERLRHLQMHDPVTRLPNRTLFFERLASALETPPYQDDSLPSRQGARIGLCYLDLDGFKAINDTLGHRTGDRLLAAVAARLTDCAENDASRNAGGNRLVARLGGDEFAILVEDSAGTRELTDLARSVLAALQQPFDLAGQRLSVSASIGVVERSAAGTSPTGLMQAADTTLYWAKADGRARWTVFDPERNAHRMTRQSLSSTLRPAVERGEFTLEYQPLVGMADGVLRGVEALVRWNHPQFGVLPPNRFVQIAEEDGSIVQLGRWVLRTACRQARRWQLDHPDEPPLFISVNVAVRQVWDSDLVSDVAQILAETGLAPGLLQLELTESAVMGSGGRPLRALQALSDMGVRIAIDDFGTGYSNLAYLSRLPVSVLKLDGAFVKGFRYEDGTHPSPADETIVEAMVQLAHRLGLTVTAECVETAGQAERLRRIGCDTGQGWLYSRAVAPEQIAGLIGSRPLEG; encoded by the coding sequence GTGAGCGGAACCTCCGAAGGGCCGAGGGCCTCGGCAGGCACGGCCCCGGGCGCGCCCGCCGCGCCGGTCACGGAGCGTCATACGACGGCCGCGGCCGGGACCGGCCCCACCCGGACCGATCCCGCCGGCGCCGATCCCGCCGGGGCCGATTCCTCCCGGAGCGACGCCGCCCGGGCCCGTCCCGCCGGGGCCGGACCCGACTCCACCGCAGCCGAGCTGCGCGACTACCGGGCCGCGTTCAACGCCGCCACGCTCCCCATGGGCGTCGTCGACGGCCGGGGCCATGTCGTACGGGCCAACGAGGCGCTCGGCGGGCTCCTGGGGACCGCGGCGGCGGTCCTCGCCGGGCGGCAGGCGTGCGAACTGCTCGACCTCGCCGGCGACGAGCGCACCTGGCACGCCTACCGCGAGGTCCTCCTCGGCCGCCGTTCCCGGTTCCGCTGCACGCGTCGGCTCAAGCACCCCGACGGGCGCTTCCTGTGGGCCGAGATCACCGTCGTACCGATGACGGGAGCCTCGGCGGCGGAGTCCGCGCGGGTGCTCCTGACGGTCACGGACATCAGCGACCGGCGGGAGCTCCAGGAGCGGCTGCGCCATCTCCAGATGCACGACCCGGTGACCCGGCTGCCCAACCGGACGCTGTTCTTCGAGCGCCTCGCCTCGGCCCTGGAGACCCCGCCGTACCAGGACGACTCCCTGCCGTCCCGGCAGGGCGCCCGGATCGGCCTGTGCTACCTGGACCTGGACGGTTTCAAGGCCATCAACGACACCCTGGGCCACCGCACCGGGGACCGGCTGCTGGCCGCCGTCGCCGCGCGGCTCACCGACTGCGCCGAGAACGACGCCTCCCGCAACGCCGGGGGCAACCGGCTGGTGGCGCGGCTGGGCGGCGACGAGTTCGCGATCCTGGTCGAGGACTCGGCCGGCACCCGGGAGCTGACGGATCTGGCGCGCTCGGTCCTCGCCGCGCTCCAGCAGCCGTTCGACCTGGCGGGCCAGCGGCTCTCGGTCTCCGCGTCGATCGGGGTGGTCGAGCGGTCCGCCGCGGGCACCTCGCCCACCGGTCTGATGCAGGCCGCCGACACCACGCTGTACTGGGCGAAGGCGGACGGCCGGGCCCGCTGGACGGTGTTCGACCCCGAGCGCAACGCCCACCGCATGACCCGCCAGTCGCTGTCCTCCACGCTCCGGCCCGCCGTGGAGCGCGGCGAGTTCACGTTGGAGTACCAGCCGCTGGTCGGCATGGCGGACGGAGTGCTGCGCGGGGTCGAGGCGCTGGTGCGCTGGAACCACCCGCAGTTCGGCGTGCTGCCGCCGAATCGGTTCGTCCAGATCGCCGAGGAGGACGGCTCGATCGTCCAGCTCGGCCGGTGGGTGCTGCGCACCGCGTGCCGGCAGGCCCGCCGCTGGCAGCTGGACCATCCGGACGAGCCGCCGCTGTTCATCAGCGTCAACGTCGCCGTACGGCAGGTCTGGGACTCCGACCTGGTGTCCGACGTGGCGCAGATCCTGGCCGAGACCGGACTCGCCCCCGGGCTGCTTCAGCTGGAACTGACCGAGTCGGCGGTGATGGGCTCGGGGGGCCGCCCGCTGAGAGCGCTCCAGGCGTTGAGCGACATGGGCGTCCGGATCGCCATCGACGATTTCGGGACGGGGTATTCGAACCTCGCCTACCTCAGCCGGCTGCCCGTCTCCGTACTGAAGCTGGACGGGGCGTTCGTGAAGGGCTTCCGGTACGAGGACGGTACGCATCCGAGCCCCGCCGACGAAACGATTGTGGAGGCCATGGTGCAGCTGGCGCACCGCCTGGGCCTGACCGTCACCGCGGAGTGCGTGGAGACGGCCGGGCAGGCGGAGCGGCTGCGGCGGATCGGCTGCGACACCGGGCAGGGATGGCTGTACTCGCGGGCCGTGGCGCCGGAGCAGATCGCCGGACTGATCGGGTCCCGGCCGCTGGAGGGCTGA
- a CDS encoding M6 family metalloprotease domain-containing protein, which translates to MPSRRGPGGAERPPLRSLAAAATSLLALAAMSLVAGPAAAATGDATSCALPRTAAHHSLGLNTWNAAYPRPDQSLDAVMIFLSFPDSEPVLTPEVLTADHFPATTRFFERASYGRFTLRPHPQRSWTRMPRDSTWYAIKRDWNAERRTAYLRDAIAAADDDVDFSRYDVVYLVADPDAPGVDSDATKVVNFDRPLRADGHDIRRVVTVFEQHPPDRNVLAHETGHVFDLADLYHRPTDGEGDWDTYVGDWDVMGSQFGLAPDLFGWHKWKLGWLGGRQVVCVQGSADLTLEPVAAAPVPGGSIGTRLAVVRTGSDSALAIEARSATGNDRGTCAEGILIYRVRSETASGGGPVEVVDTHPETGACWDRSVYPPLADAPLGVGETFTVPGDATRVEVADRTPSGSWTVRITAGV; encoded by the coding sequence GTGCCGTCCCGTCGCGGGCCCGGGGGAGCGGAACGGCCGCCCCTGCGCAGTCTGGCCGCCGCCGCCACCTCCCTGCTGGCGCTCGCCGCCATGTCCCTCGTCGCCGGCCCCGCCGCGGCCGCCACGGGTGACGCCACCTCCTGCGCCCTGCCCCGGACGGCGGCCCACCACTCGCTCGGGCTGAACACCTGGAACGCGGCCTACCCGCGCCCGGATCAGAGCCTCGACGCGGTCATGATCTTCCTGTCCTTCCCGGACTCCGAACCCGTGCTCACCCCCGAGGTGCTCACCGCCGACCACTTCCCCGCCACCACCCGCTTCTTCGAGCGCGCCAGCTACGGCCGGTTCACCCTGCGCCCGCACCCGCAGCGGAGCTGGACGCGGATGCCGCGCGACTCCACCTGGTACGCCATAAAGCGGGACTGGAACGCCGAGCGGCGCACCGCCTACCTCCGGGACGCCATCGCCGCCGCCGACGACGACGTGGACTTCTCCCGGTACGACGTGGTCTACCTGGTGGCCGACCCGGACGCCCCCGGTGTCGACTCCGACGCCACGAAAGTCGTCAACTTCGACCGGCCGCTGCGCGCCGACGGCCATGACATCCGGCGCGTCGTCACGGTCTTCGAGCAGCACCCGCCCGACCGCAACGTCCTCGCCCACGAGACCGGCCACGTCTTCGACCTGGCCGATCTCTACCACCGGCCCACCGACGGCGAGGGCGACTGGGACACCTACGTCGGCGACTGGGACGTCATGGGGAGCCAGTTCGGCCTCGCCCCCGACCTGTTCGGCTGGCACAAGTGGAAGCTCGGCTGGCTCGGCGGCCGGCAGGTCGTCTGCGTCCAGGGCTCGGCCGACCTCACCCTGGAACCGGTCGCCGCCGCCCCGGTGCCCGGCGGCTCGATCGGGACCCGGCTCGCCGTCGTCCGTACCGGCTCGGACAGCGCCCTGGCCATCGAGGCCCGCAGTGCCACCGGCAACGACCGGGGCACCTGCGCGGAGGGCATCCTGATCTACCGCGTCCGCAGTGAGACGGCCTCCGGTGGCGGACCCGTCGAGGTCGTCGACACGCATCCGGAGACCGGGGCGTGCTGGGACCGATCGGTCTACCCGCCGCTGGCCGACGCCCCGCTCGGGGTCGGCGAGACCTTCACCGTCCCCGGCGACGCGACCCGTGTCGAGGTCGCCGACCGCACCCCGTCGGGCTCCTGGACCGTCCGGATCACCGCCGGGGTCTGA
- a CDS encoding bifunctional DNA primase/polymerase translates to MSAWLKDATTLQAGAAVAHHGVDLFALLRDQSGSQAAQVTAAGAAWLAGASPYPRSTLAQWEEHPTAPGVLPCGSAFDVVNVPALFGRRMLERLWAEGPGSGPVATHRGRMLLFAAPGTAQRLPSLLAWEEWGTDGREGAGGSGDALGPVPPLLCHGTGDAVTVPPLTCASSEGGPRWLVAPDTRNPWLPGPDVLLWACVRVSRSASPRAAAPSIFPRADQGASVYDVTRRR, encoded by the coding sequence ATGAGCGCATGGCTGAAAGACGCAACGACCCTGCAGGCCGGTGCCGCCGTCGCGCACCACGGCGTCGACCTCTTCGCCCTGCTGCGCGACCAGTCCGGCTCCCAGGCCGCGCAGGTCACGGCGGCCGGTGCCGCCTGGCTGGCCGGGGCCTCCCCCTACCCGCGCAGCACGCTCGCCCAGTGGGAGGAGCACCCCACGGCCCCCGGGGTGCTGCCCTGCGGTTCCGCCTTCGACGTGGTGAACGTGCCGGCGCTGTTCGGGCGGCGGATGCTGGAGCGGCTCTGGGCGGAGGGGCCCGGCTCCGGGCCGGTCGCCACGCACCGGGGGCGGATGCTGCTGTTCGCGGCCCCGGGAACGGCCCAGCGGCTGCCCTCGCTGCTCGCCTGGGAGGAGTGGGGAACCGACGGTCGCGAGGGGGCCGGAGGCTCCGGGGACGCGCTCGGCCCGGTGCCGCCCCTGCTCTGCCACGGCACCGGGGACGCCGTGACCGTACCCCCGCTGACCTGCGCGTCGTCGGAGGGCGGGCCGCGCTGGCTGGTCGCGCCCGACACCCGCAACCCGTGGCTCCCGGGGCCCGATGTGCTGCTCTGGGCCTGTGTGCGGGTGAGCCGGTCCGCCTCCCCGCGGGCTGCCGCACCGTCGATTTTTCCTCGGGCGGATCAGGGTGCTAGTGTCTACGACGTCACCAGGCGCCGTTAG
- a CDS encoding AAA domain-containing protein, producing the protein MSTVFDPGAAAARATGAILDDTLHGASRGVVVDSPPGAGKSTLVVRAALELAAAGHPLMVIAQTNAQVDDLVVRLAEKDPELPVGRLHSSDSDPYDKVLDGLANVTKSAKAADLAGLDVVISTAAKWAHVKNVEPWGHAIVDEAYQMRSDALLAVAGLFERALFVGDPGQLDPFSIVGADQWAGLSYDPSASAVSTLLAHNPELPQHRLPVSWRLPASAAPLVSDAFYPYTPFRSGTGHGDRKLSFGVASDGSGPDRVLDEAAESGWGLLELPARHTPRTDPEAVRAVALVVRRLLDRGGVATSERAEQPVPVTADRVAVGTAHRDQAAAVRAALAELGVTGVAVDTANRLQGREFDVTVVLHPLSGRPDATAFHLETGRLCVLASRHRHACVVVCREGVADLLDEHPSTEPVQLGVTVKFPDGWEANHAVLARLAEHRVRWRP; encoded by the coding sequence GTGAGCACCGTCTTCGACCCGGGCGCGGCGGCGGCCCGTGCGACCGGCGCGATCCTCGACGACACCCTGCACGGCGCCAGCCGGGGCGTCGTCGTGGACTCGCCCCCGGGCGCGGGCAAGTCGACGCTGGTGGTCCGGGCGGCGCTGGAGCTGGCCGCCGCAGGGCACCCGCTGATGGTGATCGCGCAGACGAACGCCCAGGTCGACGACCTGGTGGTCCGGCTCGCGGAGAAGGACCCGGAACTGCCCGTGGGGCGGCTCCACAGCAGTGACTCCGACCCGTACGACAAGGTGCTGGACGGCCTCGCCAACGTCACGAAGTCCGCGAAGGCCGCCGATCTGGCCGGGCTCGACGTGGTGATCTCGACGGCCGCCAAGTGGGCCCACGTGAAGAACGTGGAGCCGTGGGGGCACGCCATCGTCGACGAGGCGTACCAGATGCGGTCGGACGCGCTGCTGGCGGTGGCCGGGCTGTTCGAGCGGGCGCTGTTCGTCGGCGACCCGGGGCAGCTGGACCCGTTCTCGATCGTGGGCGCGGACCAGTGGGCGGGGCTGAGCTACGACCCGTCCGCGAGCGCGGTGTCCACGCTGCTCGCGCACAACCCGGAGCTGCCGCAGCACCGGCTGCCGGTCTCCTGGCGGCTGCCGGCGTCGGCGGCCCCGCTGGTGTCGGACGCGTTCTACCCGTACACGCCGTTCCGCAGCGGTACGGGCCACGGGGACCGGAAGCTCTCCTTCGGGGTGGCGTCGGACGGGTCGGGGCCCGACCGGGTGCTGGACGAGGCGGCGGAGTCCGGGTGGGGGCTGCTGGAGCTGCCCGCCCGGCACACCCCGCGCACCGACCCCGAGGCCGTGCGGGCGGTGGCCCTGGTGGTGCGGCGGCTGCTGGACCGGGGCGGCGTCGCCACCAGTGAGCGGGCCGAGCAGCCGGTGCCGGTGACGGCGGACCGGGTGGCGGTCGGCACGGCCCACCGGGACCAGGCGGCGGCGGTGCGGGCGGCGCTCGCGGAGCTGGGCGTCACGGGGGTCGCGGTCGACACGGCGAACCGGCTCCAGGGCCGCGAGTTCGACGTCACGGTGGTGCTGCACCCGCTGTCGGGCCGTCCCGACGCCACAGCCTTCCACCTGGAGACGGGCCGCCTGTGCGTGCTGGCGTCCCGGCACCGGCACGCGTGCGTCGTGGTGTGCCGGGAAGGGGTGGCGGACCTGCTGGACGAGCACCCGTCCACGGAGCCGGTCCAGCTGGGCGTCACGGTGAAGTTCCCCGACGGCTGGGAGGCCAACCACGCGGTGCTGGCCCGTCTCGCGGAGCACCGGGTGCGCTGGCGGCCGTAG